The segment TGTCCACTCACACCTTCGAGTACAAGGTGTAGTGGATCCAGCTGTTGGAGTTGTGGTcagtgtttcagttgtagtagtgGGTGTCGTTGTAGGTGTAGTTGTGGTTGGTGTTTCAATTGTAGTGGTTGTagttgttggtgtttcagttgtggtCATGGTTGTGATTGgtgttttagttgttgttgtaaGTGTAGTTGTGGTTAGTGTTTCAGTTGTGGTGGTtgtagttggtgtttcagttgtggtAGTGGTtgtagttggtgtttcagttgtagtagtgggtgtagttgtagttggtgtttcagttgtagtagtggatgtggttgtggttggtgtttca is part of the Plectropomus leopardus isolate mb unplaced genomic scaffold, YSFRI_Pleo_2.0 unplaced_scaffold74061, whole genome shotgun sequence genome and harbors:
- the LOC121940084 gene encoding integumentary mucin C.1-like, which produces TTTSTTTTETPTTTTTTETPTTTTPTTTTETPTTTTSTTTTTTKTPITTMTTTETPTTTTTTIETPTTTTPTTTPTTTTETLTTTPTAGSTTPCTR